A part of Chanos chanos chromosome 9, fChaCha1.1, whole genome shotgun sequence genomic DNA contains:
- the mchr2 gene encoding melanin-concentrating hormone receptor 2 has translation MEASNVTFGNLTFQVENGSQLNEVGYPHEEDFYTIVHLTETKILPAFVGFLCSAGLIGNTIVLVTILRSTKKTVPDVYMCNLAIADLVHVTVMPFLIHQWARGGHWVFGSTLCRVITSLDNCNQVACAAVMTAMSLDRYLALVHPFRLMSLRTRSKTIRINLFIWAASFILVLPAWVHSKVIRFRDGLDSCSLNLVSPSEVLWYTLYQTVTSFFLPLPLILICYILILCYAWRMYRKNKKARRYSTSLPRERVVRLTKMVLVLVGVFLVSMGPYHVLQLVNLNVLQPSLAYHTCYYLSVCVSYASSSINPFIYILLSGHFRRRLTHRERPSTERENQLRSSF, from the exons ATGGAGGCGTCAAATGTCACTTTTGGGAACCTCACCTTCCAAGTGGAAAATGGGTCGCAGCTTAATGAGGTGGGATATCCTCACGAAGAGGATTTTTACACTATAGTCCACCTGACGGAGACAAAAATTCTCCCTGCCTTCGTTGGATTTCTATGTTCAGCTGGACTCATCGGAAACACTATTGTGTTGGTGACTATCCTGAG GTCAACAAAGAAGACGGTCCCTGACGTGTACATGTGTAATCTAGCTATAGCTGATCTGGTCCACGTGACTGTCATGCCTTTCCTGATCCATCAGTGGGCTCGTGGGGGGCACTGGGTGTTTGGGAGCACCCTCTGCAGGGTCATCACCTCATTGGATAACTGCAACCAGGTCGCCTGCGCAGCTGTCATGACTGCCATGAGCCTGGACAG ATATCTGGCCTTGGTTCATCCATTTCGTCTAATGAGCCTCAGAACTCGATCCAAAACCATTAGGATAAATCTGTTCATCTGGGCCGCTTCTTTCATCCTGGTGCTGCCTGCCTGGgtccactccaaggtcatccgaTTCAGGGATGGGCTGGACAGCTGCTCCTTAAACCTCGTCTCTCCCAGTGAAGTGCTCTG gtacacactgtatcaaactgtgacctccttCTTCCTGCCATTACCTCTGATCCTGATATGTTACATACTAATACTATGTTACGCCTGGAGAATGTACCGGAAGAACAAGAAGGCTCGTCG CTACAGTACCAGCTTACCAAGAGAACGAGTGGTCCGACTCACAAAGATGGTTCTGGTTTTGGTCGGAGTCTTTCTGGTCAGCATGGGACCGTATCATGTGCTCCAGTTAGTCAACCTGAACGTGCTCCAACCCAGCTTGGCCTACCACACCTGTTACtacctctctgtttgtgtcagctACGCCTCCAGCAGCATCAACCCCTTCATCTACATACTGCTGAGCGGGCACTTCCGCCGCCGACTGACCCACCGCGAGCGTCCCAGCACGGAACGTGAAAACCAGTTGCGCTCCAGTTTCTGA